One window of the Solanum stenotomum isolate F172 chromosome 11, ASM1918654v1, whole genome shotgun sequence genome contains the following:
- the LOC125844595 gene encoding vetispiradiene synthase 3-like, translated as MALAIVEEEKIIRPVANFSPSLWGDRFLSFSIDNRVALKYAQEIEALKEETRSMLLAITGRKLVEKLNFIDVIERLGIAYHYEKEINDIFYRIYNENSKFEGDEYNDLCICALQFRLLRQHGYNISLKIFNKFQDGNGKFKESHASDDDILGLLSLYEASHVRTHGEDFLEDALVFSTTHLESVTPHLNSPLKEQVTHALEQSLHKGIPRVETRFFISSIYEKDESKNDALLRFAKLDFNLLQMLHKQELAEVSSWWKELDFVTTLPYARDRVVECYFWALGVYFEPQYSQARVMLAKTISIISVVDDTFDSYGIVKELNTYTDAIQRWDISEIDRLPDYMKISYKALLDLYKDYENELSNDGRSHVVYHVKERMKEIVRNYNVEAKWFIEGYMPPVSEYLSNALATSTYYLLTTTSYLGMKSATEHDFEWLSRNPKILKANATLCRVIDDIGTYEVEKSRGQIATGIECYRKDYGVSTEAAMVKFREMAEIAWKDVNEGILRPNHVSMEFLTRILNLVRLIDVIYKHNEDGYTHPEKVLKPHIVALLVDSIEI; from the exons ATGGCCTTAGCTatagttgaggaagagaagatAATTCGCCCCGTGGCCAACTTCTCTCCAAGTCTATGGGGTGATCGTTTCCTTTCCTTCTCCATTGACAATCGC GTTGCACTAAAGTATGCTCAAGAGATTGAAGCATTGAAGGAAGAAACAAGGAGTATGTTGTTAGCTATTACTGGAAGGAAATTGGTtgagaaattgaattttattgatGTAATTGAACGTCTTGGCATTGCGTACCACTATGAGAAAGAAATCAATGACATTTTCTATCGAATTTAcaatgaaaattcaaaatttgaggGTGATGAGTATAATGATTTATGCATTTGTGCTCTTCAATTTCGATTGCTAAGACAACATGGTTACAATATCTCTCTTA aaattttcaacaaatttcAAGATGGGAATGGAAAATTCAAGGAGTCGCATGCTAGTGATGATGATATTTTAGGATTATTGAGTTTATACGAAGCTTCACATGTAAGGACACATGGTGAAGATTTCTTAGAAGATGCACTTGTTTTCTCCACTACTCATCTTGAGTCCGTGACTCCACATTTGAACTCTCCTCTTAAAGAGCAAGTAACACATGCCCTTGAGCAATCTTTGCACAAGGGCATTCCTCGAGTAGAGACTCGATTCTTCATATCCTCAATCTATGAGAAGGATGAATCAAAGAATGATGCGTTACTTAGATTTGCCAAATTGGATTTCAACTTGCTCCAAATGCTTCACAAACAAGAACTTGCTGAAGTATCAAGTTGGTGGAAGGAATTGGATTTTGTGACAACGCTTCCATATGCTAGAGACAGAGTAGTTGAATGTTATTTTTGGGCATTAGGAGTGTATTTTGAGCCTCAATATTCTCAAGCTCGCGTCATGCTTGCTAAGACCATATCCATCATTTCTGTTGTTGACGATACCTTTGATTCTTATGGTATAGTTAAAGAACTTAACACATACACAGACGCCATACAAAG ATGGGATATAAGTGAAATTGATCGTCTTCCTGATTACATGAAGATCAGTTATAAAGCTCTTCTTGATCTTTACAAAGATTATGAAAATGAATTGTCTAACGATGGAAGATCTCATGTTGTCTATCATGTAAAAGAAAGA ATGAAAGAAATAGTGAGGAACTATAATGTCGAGGCTAAATGGTTTATTGAAGGATATATGCCTCCTGTTTCTGAGTATCTAAGCAATGCTTTAGCAACTAGTACTTATTACTTGCTCACAACAACATCATATTTGGGAATGAAATCTGCTACTGAGCATGATTTCGAATGGTTGTCAAGGAACCCTAAAATTCTTAAAGCTAATGCAACATTATGTCGCGTTATTGATGACATAGGCACATACGAG GTTGAGAAAAGTAGGGGACAAATTGCAACAGGAATTGAGTGTTACAGGAAAGATTATGGTGTATCAACTGAAGCAGCAATGGTTAAATTTCGCGAAATGGCTGAGATAGCATGGAAGGATGTTAACGAAGGAATTCTTAGGCCGAATCATGTATCCATGGAGTTTTTAACGCGTATTCTCAATCTTGTTCGTCTTATTGATGTTATATACAAACACAACGAAGATGGATACACACATCCGGAGAAGGTCTTAAAACCTCACATTGTTGCCCTACTTGTGGACTCCATCGAAATTTGA